Proteins encoded by one window of Muntiacus reevesi chromosome 6, mMunRee1.1, whole genome shotgun sequence:
- the LOC136170786 gene encoding glutathione S-transferase kappa 1-like, translating into MGPGPRTVELFYDVLSPYSWLAFEVLCRYKNIWNVSLHLQPSLVGGIIRDSGNQPPALVPRKAMYVRSDTRLMSQHLQVPLHFPKDYFSVILKKGSLTAMRFLTAVKMEHPEMLEKVSRELWMRVWSRDEDITEPPSILAAAEKAGMSMGQAQELLERVSTPQVKNKLKETTDTACKYGAFGLPITVTHLDDETHMLFGSDRMELLAYLLGEKWMGPVPPAVNARL; encoded by the exons ATGGGGCCCGGGCCGCGAACGGTCGAGCTGTTCTACGATGTCCTGTCCCCCTACTCCTGGCTGGCCTTCGAG GTGCTGTGCAGATACAAGAATATCTGGAACGTCAGCCTGCACCTGCAGCCCTCTTTAGTTGGAGGAATCATTAGAGACAGCG GAAACCAGCCGCCAGCTTTGGTTCCCCGCAAAGCCATGTACGTGAGAAGTGACACTAGGCTCATGAGCCAGCATCTCCAGGTTCCCCTCCACTTCCCCAAGGATTACTTCTCTGTGATCCTTAAGAAAG GAAGTTTGACAGCCATGCGCTTCCTCACTGCGGTGAAGATGGAGCACCCGGAGATGCTGGAGAAAGTGTCCAGAGAACTGTGGATGCGCGTCTGGTCACGG GACGAAGACATCACAGAGCCCCCGAGCATCCTGGCC GCTGCAGAGAAGGCTGGCATGTCCATGGGACAAGCCCAGGAACTTCTAGAAAGGGTCTCAACACCACAAGTGAAGAACAAGCTCAAGGAGACCACTGACACAGCCTGCAAATATGGG GCTTTTGGGCTGCCCATCACTGTGACCCACCTGGATGATGAAACCCACATGCTCTTTGGCTCCGACCGGATGGAGTTGCTGGCGTACCTGCTGG GAGAAAAGTGGATGGGCCCTGTGCCTCCAGCTGTAAACGCCAGACTTTAA